A single region of the Syngnathus acus chromosome 6, fSynAcu1.2, whole genome shotgun sequence genome encodes:
- the fan1 gene encoding fanconi-associated nuclease 1 isoform X1 produces the protein MADKGDKFKTRRNLSLSKNKKRSGAVNATPITSFFSTPQPTKVSCPLCGQMVPKFGINDHIDLQCKNFERADSSATSASNIVVSPGKDSSKSSQLDPELEDETTTSPYFTSRTSLNVSREISSKTVVRKLDLGSLSSKISTTCQKTDDRTHSDKHALSDPTKETLDDVSNSQKENLASQASGSNMDSIKAVELTTNVHVTCTTTETSFEKELKTETWPKVTLLSSSKLVKRKKETPTNSKGSSLKKKPKHEVTSSVEAMFGKETGDGVKLNPEMPSPVHYDLLSNSDEVAHNSGDLQTVSLHEKNKSDITGDPSPPQRLPYYLRNFRTVLQAVLENDDDRALFNQADMTLVQTFEKLSVMGQKLYVRLFQRKLKWLQVEKLDYEEICSDLAPVAHELVQGGLLQTENDLSSIEEALDLLPAPELKTLAKTFHLGQYGTQKQQLVDGLLRLSKQKSFFSLSQAQNNIGAVILKRAKQLAGSCVRLCRGPRDVFSRILLLFSLSDTMDEEETAAGGQNQLYTILLVNSGRLTFPDYTVQRMAKVFRDRDDLIRYEASMRTLQEVTLAMQAGHWEEALDLYTTAKNEWQDQKMSYDLSHQKELPVFLRSFTTGWAYTRILSRGVEILQRLRRYEEAVDELRCLLLQDVYCSDSRGRWWDRLALNLQQHLKKPEEAIRAIKDGLSDPFVRTGHKLALYQRASRMRESASFKKYHRQLRDLPTLHIQDVRHVTIRGQLFPHEGGTGKSRFLVPSNGDDCTDGTVICSVEDLSLAHYRQQGFDQGIHGEGSTFSTLFALLLWDIIFMDGIPDVFRNLYQACPLDFYTDCFYENRKEAIDCRVQLIREASVETLRDILEQVWISQEGKVCSCANWERFSSLSQAQSLACCMGGAFLAGVITRMAKDFRHCRGGLPDLVVWSTSDNTYKLVEVKGPNDRLSQKQEIWLDELQKLGADVEVCHVVATGARGSRVE, from the exons ATGGCAGACAAAGGAGACAAATTCAAGACCAGGCGGAATTTATCGTTGTCCAAGAACAAGAAGAGAAGCGGCGCTGTCAACGCGACTCCCATCACTTCGTTCTTCAGCACCCCGCAACCTACCAAAGTGTCCTGCCCACTTTGTGGTCAGATGGTTCCCAAATTCGGGATCAATGATCACATTGATTTGCAGTGCAAGAACTTTGAGAGAGCGGACAGCAGTGCTACATCAGCAAGTAATATTGTCGTGTCACCTGGCAAGGATTCCTCCAAGTCCTCCCAGCTGGATCCAGAGCTGGAAGATGAAACCACGACAAGTCCTTATTTTACGTCAAGAACCTCTCTTAATGTGTCTCGGGAGATAAGTAGCAAGACTGTCGTCAGAAAGCTGGACCTCGGAAGTCTCTCCTCGAAGATATCTACAACATGTCAAAAGACAGATGACAGAACCCACTCAGATAAACATGCACTTTCTGATCCGACCAAAGAAACTTTGGATGATGTTAGCAactcacaaaaagaaaatcttgccAGTCAGGCTTCAGGAAGCAACATGGACTCAATAAAAGCCGTCGAGTTAACAACCAATGTACATGTGACATGTACAACAACAGaaacaagttttgaaaaagaactgaaAACAGAGACGTGGCCAAAAGTgactctcctctcctcctccaaactagttaaaagaaaaaaagagacaccTACCAATAGTAAAGGGTCtagtttaaaaaagaaaccaaaacaTGAGGTAACCAGCTCTGTGGAAGCAATGTTTGGCAAAGAGACTGGAGATGGAGTGAAGCTTAACCCCGAAATGCCCTCTCCGGTGCATTATGACCTCCTTTCAAACTCAGACGAGGTCGCTCATAATAGCGGTGATTTACAGACAGTGAGTCTGCATGAGAAAAACAAGAGTGACATCACAGGTGACCCTTCACCCCCCCAAAGACTCCCCTACTACCTACGCAATTTCAGGACTGTCCTACAAGCCGTGCTGGAGAACGACGATGATCGAGCCCTCTTCAATCAGGCTGACATGACGCTCGTGCAAACCTTTGAGAAGCTCTCAG TCATGGGGCAGAAGTTGTATGTGAGACTTTTCCAGCGGAAACTGAAGTGGCTTCAAGTGGAGAAACTCGATTATGAAGAAATATGTAGTGATTTGGCGCCTGTCGCTCACGAGTTGGTGCAAGGAGGTCTTCTGCAAACAG aGAATGACCTATCTAGTATAGAAGAAGCTCTTGATCTCCTGCCAGCCCCTGAACTCAAGACCCTGGCCAAGACTTTTCATCTGGGCCAATATGGGACTCAAAAACAACAGCTAGTGGACGGGCTTCTCCGGCTGAGCAAGCAAAAGTCATTCTTCTCTCTGAGCCAGGCTCAAAACAACATTGGGGCTGTCATCTTGAAAAG GGCGAAGCAACTGGCAGGTTcctgtgtgcgtctgtgtcgCGGTCCTCGGGATGTTTTTTCCCGCATCCTCCTGCTCTTCTCCTTGTCAGACACCATGGATGAGGAGGAGACGGCAGCAGGTGGACAAAACCAGCTTTATACCATCTTGCTCGTCAACTCTGGTCGTTTGACCTTTCCGGATTACACGGTGCAGCGTATGGCGAAGGTGTTCCGAGACAGAGACGACCTCATAAG GTATGAAGCATCCATGCGGACTTTGCAGGAGGTGACCTTGGCTATGCAAGCAGGTCACTGGGAAGAAGCTCTGGACCTGTATACTACAGCCAAAAATGAGTGGCAGGACCAGAAGATGAGTTATGACCTCAG TCACCAAAAGGAGCTTCCAGTGTTCCTACGCAGCTTCACCACAGGATGGGCTTACACTCGTATTTTGTCGAGAGGCGTGGAGATCTTACAGAGGCTACGTCGATATGAG GAGGCAGTTGATGAGTTGCGGTGCCTCCTCCTGCAGGATGTTTACTGTTCTGACAGTAGAGGGCGCTGGTGGGACAGACTGGCACTGAACCTTCAacaacacttaaaaaaacCTGAAGAA GCTATCCGTGCTATCAAAGATGGCTTGTCCGACCCTTTCGTGCGAACAGGACACAAGCTGGCCCTCTACCAGAGAGCTTCGAGAATGAGAGAATCTGCCAGCTTCAAGAAGTACCATCGGCAGCTCAGAGATCTTCCCACTCTCCATATACAGGATGTCAGACAT GTGACCATCCGAGGACAGCTGTTTCCCCATGAAGGGGGCACCGGAAAATCACGCTTTCTAGTACCATCAAACGGCGACGACTGCACCGATGGCACTGTAATTTGCTCTGTTGAAGACCTGTCTTTAGCACATTACCGCCAGCAAGGCTTTGACCAAG GAATCCACGGAGAGGGCTCAACTTTCTCCACACTCTTTGCCCTCCTATTGTGGGACATCATTTTTATGGACGGTATACCAGACGTCTTCCGGAATCTCTACCAG GCTTGCCCACTGGACTTTTACACCGACTGCTTCTATGAGAACCGAAAGGAAGCGATAGATTGTCGTGTACAGTTAATTCGAGAAGCTTCTGTTGAAACCTTGCGCGATATATTGGAGCAAGTCTGGATTTCCCAAGAGGGTAAAGTGTGTTCATGTGCCAACTGGGAGCGATTTTCTTCGCTAAGTCAAGCCCAG TCTCTCGCGTGCTGCATGGGTGGAGCCTTCTTGGCAGGAGTTATCACACGGATGGCGAAAGACTTCAGACACTGCCGTGGGGGTTTGCCTGATCTTGTTGTGTGGAGCACATCTGATAACACATACAAG CTGGTGGAGGTGAAGGGGCCAAATGACCGTCTGTCCCAGAAGCAAGAGATCTGGCTGGATGAGCTGCAAAAACTAGGCGCTGATGTGGAGGTGTGTCATGTGGTGGCCACCGGAGCCAGAGGATCCCGTGtcgaatga
- the fan1 gene encoding fanconi-associated nuclease 1 isoform X2, translating to MADKGDKFKTRRNLSLSKNKKRSGAVNATPITSFFSTPQPTKVSCPLCGQMVPKFGINDHIDLQCKNFERADSSATSASNIVVSPGKDSSKSSQLDPELEDETTTSPYFTSRTSLNVSREISSKTVVRKLDLGSLSSKISTTCQKTDDRTHSDKHALSDPTKETLDDVSNSQKENLASQASGSNMDSIKAVELTTNVHVTCTTTETSFEKELKTETWPKVTLLSSSKLVKRKKETPTNSKGSSLKKKPKHEVTSSVEAMFGKETGDGVKLNPEMPSPVHYDLLSNSDEVAHNSGDLQTVSLHEKNKSDITGDPSPPQRLPYYLRNFRTVLQAVLENDDDRALFNQADMTLVQTFEKLSVMGQKLYVRLFQRKLKWLQVEKLDYEEICSDLAPVAHELVQGGLLQTENDLSSIEEALDLLPAPELKTLAKTFHLGQYGTQKQQLVDGLLRLSKQKSFFSLSQAQNNIGAVILKRAKQLAGSCVRLCRGPRDVFSRILLLFSLSDTMDEEETAAGGQNQLYTILLVNSGRLTFPDYTVQRMAKVFRDRDDLIRYEASMRTLQEVTLAMQAGHWEEALDLYTTAKNEWQDQKMSYDLSHQKELPVFLRSFTTGWAYTRILSRGVEILQRLRRYEDVYCSDSRGRWWDRLALNLQQHLKKPEEAIRAIKDGLSDPFVRTGHKLALYQRASRMRESASFKKYHRQLRDLPTLHIQDVRHVTIRGQLFPHEGGTGKSRFLVPSNGDDCTDGTVICSVEDLSLAHYRQQGFDQGIHGEGSTFSTLFALLLWDIIFMDGIPDVFRNLYQACPLDFYTDCFYENRKEAIDCRVQLIREASVETLRDILEQVWISQEGKVCSCANWERFSSLSQAQSLACCMGGAFLAGVITRMAKDFRHCRGGLPDLVVWSTSDNTYKLVEVKGPNDRLSQKQEIWLDELQKLGADVEVCHVVATGARGSRVE from the exons ATGGCAGACAAAGGAGACAAATTCAAGACCAGGCGGAATTTATCGTTGTCCAAGAACAAGAAGAGAAGCGGCGCTGTCAACGCGACTCCCATCACTTCGTTCTTCAGCACCCCGCAACCTACCAAAGTGTCCTGCCCACTTTGTGGTCAGATGGTTCCCAAATTCGGGATCAATGATCACATTGATTTGCAGTGCAAGAACTTTGAGAGAGCGGACAGCAGTGCTACATCAGCAAGTAATATTGTCGTGTCACCTGGCAAGGATTCCTCCAAGTCCTCCCAGCTGGATCCAGAGCTGGAAGATGAAACCACGACAAGTCCTTATTTTACGTCAAGAACCTCTCTTAATGTGTCTCGGGAGATAAGTAGCAAGACTGTCGTCAGAAAGCTGGACCTCGGAAGTCTCTCCTCGAAGATATCTACAACATGTCAAAAGACAGATGACAGAACCCACTCAGATAAACATGCACTTTCTGATCCGACCAAAGAAACTTTGGATGATGTTAGCAactcacaaaaagaaaatcttgccAGTCAGGCTTCAGGAAGCAACATGGACTCAATAAAAGCCGTCGAGTTAACAACCAATGTACATGTGACATGTACAACAACAGaaacaagttttgaaaaagaactgaaAACAGAGACGTGGCCAAAAGTgactctcctctcctcctccaaactagttaaaagaaaaaaagagacaccTACCAATAGTAAAGGGTCtagtttaaaaaagaaaccaaaacaTGAGGTAACCAGCTCTGTGGAAGCAATGTTTGGCAAAGAGACTGGAGATGGAGTGAAGCTTAACCCCGAAATGCCCTCTCCGGTGCATTATGACCTCCTTTCAAACTCAGACGAGGTCGCTCATAATAGCGGTGATTTACAGACAGTGAGTCTGCATGAGAAAAACAAGAGTGACATCACAGGTGACCCTTCACCCCCCCAAAGACTCCCCTACTACCTACGCAATTTCAGGACTGTCCTACAAGCCGTGCTGGAGAACGACGATGATCGAGCCCTCTTCAATCAGGCTGACATGACGCTCGTGCAAACCTTTGAGAAGCTCTCAG TCATGGGGCAGAAGTTGTATGTGAGACTTTTCCAGCGGAAACTGAAGTGGCTTCAAGTGGAGAAACTCGATTATGAAGAAATATGTAGTGATTTGGCGCCTGTCGCTCACGAGTTGGTGCAAGGAGGTCTTCTGCAAACAG aGAATGACCTATCTAGTATAGAAGAAGCTCTTGATCTCCTGCCAGCCCCTGAACTCAAGACCCTGGCCAAGACTTTTCATCTGGGCCAATATGGGACTCAAAAACAACAGCTAGTGGACGGGCTTCTCCGGCTGAGCAAGCAAAAGTCATTCTTCTCTCTGAGCCAGGCTCAAAACAACATTGGGGCTGTCATCTTGAAAAG GGCGAAGCAACTGGCAGGTTcctgtgtgcgtctgtgtcgCGGTCCTCGGGATGTTTTTTCCCGCATCCTCCTGCTCTTCTCCTTGTCAGACACCATGGATGAGGAGGAGACGGCAGCAGGTGGACAAAACCAGCTTTATACCATCTTGCTCGTCAACTCTGGTCGTTTGACCTTTCCGGATTACACGGTGCAGCGTATGGCGAAGGTGTTCCGAGACAGAGACGACCTCATAAG GTATGAAGCATCCATGCGGACTTTGCAGGAGGTGACCTTGGCTATGCAAGCAGGTCACTGGGAAGAAGCTCTGGACCTGTATACTACAGCCAAAAATGAGTGGCAGGACCAGAAGATGAGTTATGACCTCAG TCACCAAAAGGAGCTTCCAGTGTTCCTACGCAGCTTCACCACAGGATGGGCTTACACTCGTATTTTGTCGAGAGGCGTGGAGATCTTACAGAGGCTACGTCGATATGAG GATGTTTACTGTTCTGACAGTAGAGGGCGCTGGTGGGACAGACTGGCACTGAACCTTCAacaacacttaaaaaaacCTGAAGAA GCTATCCGTGCTATCAAAGATGGCTTGTCCGACCCTTTCGTGCGAACAGGACACAAGCTGGCCCTCTACCAGAGAGCTTCGAGAATGAGAGAATCTGCCAGCTTCAAGAAGTACCATCGGCAGCTCAGAGATCTTCCCACTCTCCATATACAGGATGTCAGACAT GTGACCATCCGAGGACAGCTGTTTCCCCATGAAGGGGGCACCGGAAAATCACGCTTTCTAGTACCATCAAACGGCGACGACTGCACCGATGGCACTGTAATTTGCTCTGTTGAAGACCTGTCTTTAGCACATTACCGCCAGCAAGGCTTTGACCAAG GAATCCACGGAGAGGGCTCAACTTTCTCCACACTCTTTGCCCTCCTATTGTGGGACATCATTTTTATGGACGGTATACCAGACGTCTTCCGGAATCTCTACCAG GCTTGCCCACTGGACTTTTACACCGACTGCTTCTATGAGAACCGAAAGGAAGCGATAGATTGTCGTGTACAGTTAATTCGAGAAGCTTCTGTTGAAACCTTGCGCGATATATTGGAGCAAGTCTGGATTTCCCAAGAGGGTAAAGTGTGTTCATGTGCCAACTGGGAGCGATTTTCTTCGCTAAGTCAAGCCCAG TCTCTCGCGTGCTGCATGGGTGGAGCCTTCTTGGCAGGAGTTATCACACGGATGGCGAAAGACTTCAGACACTGCCGTGGGGGTTTGCCTGATCTTGTTGTGTGGAGCACATCTGATAACACATACAAG CTGGTGGAGGTGAAGGGGCCAAATGACCGTCTGTCCCAGAAGCAAGAGATCTGGCTGGATGAGCTGCAAAAACTAGGCGCTGATGTGGAGGTGTGTCATGTGGTGGCCACCGGAGCCAGAGGATCCCGTGtcgaatga
- the LOC119124930 gene encoding disintegrin and metalloproteinase domain-containing protein 10-like isoform X1, with protein sequence MELSDMLLLKLVLFAYLLHDTQGHYRNPLNKYILHYEGLSYDTEVVHNDHQRAKRALSHQDQFLHLDFHAHGRHFNLRMKRDTSLFTPDLKVDVSGHESTYDTSHIYTGEIYGEQGTLAHGSIVDGKFEGFIQSYHGNYYVEPTERYLEGKHVPFHSVIYHEDDIHYPHKYGPEGGCADSSVFERMKKYQASAVEETYKQAFDSQPLLSESVMLRKKRMAQAEKNTCQLFIQTDHLFYQYYKTREAVIAQISSHVKAINAIYQGTDFLGIRNISFMVKRIRINTTSVEKDRSNPFRFGNIGVEKFLELNSEQNHDDYCLAYVFTDRDFDDGVLGLAWVGAPSGSSGGICEKSKLYSDGKKKSLNTGIITVQNYASHVPPKVSHITFAHEVGHNFGSPHDSGSECTPGESKSQDKKERGNYIMYARATSGDKLNNNKFSICSVRNISQVLEKKRSNCFVESGQPICGNGLVEPGEECDCGYSDQCRDQCCYDANQDDNKKCKLKPGKVCSPSQGPCCTPECSYKGRNEKCRDESECAHQGMCNGGSPHCPSSEPKANFTACHGETQVCLNGGCSGSICKKYGLEACTCASQEGKDETELCHVCCMEKMNSNTCSSTGSERLARFFNKKVTTLPAGSPCNDFKGYCDVFMKCRLVDADGPLARLKKAIFNPELYENIAEWIVAHWWAVLLMGIALIMLMAGFIKICSVHTPSSNPKLPPPKPLPGTLKRRRAQQHASSQVQHQAQHGGHGGPRQGPRQPQRQAQQQHQRHHRQPRENYQMGQMRR encoded by the exons ATGGAGCTATCCGATATGCTTCTCCTGAAACTGGTCCTTTTCGCCTACTTGCTGCATGACACTCAAG GCCACTACCGGAATCCCCTCAACAAGTACATCCTGCACTATGAAGGCCTTTCTTATGACACAGAGGTTGTACACAACGACCATCAGAGGGCCAAAAGGGCGCTCTCCCACCAAGACCAGTTTCTTCATTTAGATTTTCACGCTCATGGAAG ACATTTTAATTTGCGCATGAAGAGAGATACTAGCTTGTTCACACCAGACTTGAAGGTGGACGTTTCAGGACACGAGTCGACATATGATACCTCTCATATCTACACTGGAGAAATATACG GTGAACAAGGTACGCTAGCTCACGGTTCCATCGTGGATGGTAAATTTGAGGGCTTCATTCAGAGTTACCACGGCAACTACTACGTGGAACCCACCGAGCGCTATCTGGAGGGCAAACATGTGCCTTTCCACTCCGTCATTTACCACGAGGACGACATAC ACTATCCTCACAAGTACGGTCCAGAGGGAGGATGTGCCGATAGCTCCGTGTTTGAGAGGATGAAGAAGTACCAGGCCTCTGCTGTAGAAGAGACGTACAAG CAGGCATTTGACAGTCAGCCGCTCCTTAGCGAATCTGTGATGCTGAGAAAGAAGAGGATGGCACAGGCTGAGAAAAACACGTGCCAGCTCTTCATCCAAACAGATCACCTCTTCTACCAGTATTACAAGACAAGAGAGGCTGTCATCGCTCAG ATCTCCAGTCACGTGAAGGCCATTAATGCCATCTATCAGGGCACGGACTTCTTAGGGATTCGCAACATCAGTTTCATGGTGAAACGAATCAGA ATAAACACCACCAGTGTTGAGAAGGACAGGTCCAACCCATTTCGATTTGGTAACATCGGAGTGGAGAAGTTCCTGGAGCTCAACTCGGAGCAGAATCACGACGACTACTGTTTGGCTTACGTTTTCACCGACAGAGACTTTGATGACGGCGTCTTGGGTTTGGCCTGGGTGGGAGCACCTTCAG GGAGTTCTGGAGGCATCTGTGAAAAAAGCAAGTTGTACTCCGATGGCAAGAAGAAATCTCTCAACACGGGGATTATCACTGTCCAGAACTACGCCTCCCACGTTCCTCCCAAAGTCTCCCATATCACCTTTGCACATGAAGTGGGCCATAACTTTGGCTCCCCG CACGACTCAGGATCGGAGTGCACTCCGGGTGAATCCAAGAGCCAAGACAAAAAGGAGAGGGGCAATTACATCATGTATGCGAGAGCGACGTCGGGAGACAagctcaacaacaacaaattctCCATCTGTAGCGTGCGCAACATCAGCCAGGtgctggagaaaaaaagaagcaactgCTTCGTTG AGTCTGGTCAGCCAATTTGTGGAAACGGCCTGGTAGAGCCAGGAGAGGAGTGTGACTGCGGCTACAGTGATCAGTGCAGGGACCAGTGCTGCTATGATGCCAACCAGGATGACAACaagaaatgcaaattaaaGCCCGGCAAAGTGTGCAG TCCCAGCCAGGGTCCTTGTTGCACCCCTGAGTGCAGCTACAAGGGGCGCAACGAGAAGTGCAGGGACGAGTCGGAGTGCGCTCATCAGGGCATGTGCAATGGCGGGAGCCCCCACTGCCCGTCGTCTGAGCCCAAGGCCAATTTCACCGCCTGTCACGGCGAGACTCAAGTCTGTCTGAACGGG GGGTGCTCCGGCTCCATCTGTAAGAAGTACGGCCTCGAAGCGTGCACGTGCGCCAGCCAAGAAGGAAAGGACGAGACGGAGCTTTGTCACGTGTGCTGCATGGAAAAGA TGAATTCCAACACGTGCAGCAGTACCGGGTCGGAGCGTTTGGCGCGTTTCTTCAATAAGAAGGTGACCACCCTGCCGGCCGGTTCGCCCTGCAACGACTTCAAGGGTTACTGCGACGTGTTCATGAAGTGTCGCCTGGTGGACGCCGACGGCCCGCTGGCTCGACTCAAGAAGGCCATTTTCAACCCGGAGCTCTACGAGAACATTGCCGAGTGGATTGTG gCCCACTGGTGGGCAGTGTTGCTGATGGGCATCGCTCTCATCATGCTCATGGCGGGCTTCATTAAGATATGTAGCGTACACACACCCAGCAGCAACCCCAAGCTCCCTCCCCCAAAACCACTTCCGG GCACGTTGAAGAGGCGGCGAGCGCAGCAGCACGCAAGCTCCCAGGTGCAGCATCAGGCCCAGCACGGCGGCCACGGCGGTCCGCGGCAGGGCCCGAGGCAGCCTCAGCGGCAGGCCCAGCAGCAACACCAGCGACACCACCGTCAACCTCGAGAGAACTATCAGATGGGGCAGATGAGACGCTGA
- the LOC119124930 gene encoding disintegrin and metalloproteinase domain-containing protein 10-like isoform X2: MELSDMLLLKLVLFAYLLHDTQGHYRNPLNKYILHYEGLSYDTEVVHNDHQRAKRALSHQDQFLHLDFHAHGRHFNLRMKRDTSLFTPDLKVDVSGHESTYDTSHIYTGEIYGEQGTLAHGSIVDGKFEGFIQSYHGNYYVEPTERYLEGKHVPFHSVIYHEDDIHYPHKYGPEGGCADSSVFERMKKYQASAVEETYKAFDSQPLLSESVMLRKKRMAQAEKNTCQLFIQTDHLFYQYYKTREAVIAQISSHVKAINAIYQGTDFLGIRNISFMVKRIRINTTSVEKDRSNPFRFGNIGVEKFLELNSEQNHDDYCLAYVFTDRDFDDGVLGLAWVGAPSGSSGGICEKSKLYSDGKKKSLNTGIITVQNYASHVPPKVSHITFAHEVGHNFGSPHDSGSECTPGESKSQDKKERGNYIMYARATSGDKLNNNKFSICSVRNISQVLEKKRSNCFVESGQPICGNGLVEPGEECDCGYSDQCRDQCCYDANQDDNKKCKLKPGKVCSPSQGPCCTPECSYKGRNEKCRDESECAHQGMCNGGSPHCPSSEPKANFTACHGETQVCLNGGCSGSICKKYGLEACTCASQEGKDETELCHVCCMEKMNSNTCSSTGSERLARFFNKKVTTLPAGSPCNDFKGYCDVFMKCRLVDADGPLARLKKAIFNPELYENIAEWIVAHWWAVLLMGIALIMLMAGFIKICSVHTPSSNPKLPPPKPLPGTLKRRRAQQHASSQVQHQAQHGGHGGPRQGPRQPQRQAQQQHQRHHRQPRENYQMGQMRR; this comes from the exons ATGGAGCTATCCGATATGCTTCTCCTGAAACTGGTCCTTTTCGCCTACTTGCTGCATGACACTCAAG GCCACTACCGGAATCCCCTCAACAAGTACATCCTGCACTATGAAGGCCTTTCTTATGACACAGAGGTTGTACACAACGACCATCAGAGGGCCAAAAGGGCGCTCTCCCACCAAGACCAGTTTCTTCATTTAGATTTTCACGCTCATGGAAG ACATTTTAATTTGCGCATGAAGAGAGATACTAGCTTGTTCACACCAGACTTGAAGGTGGACGTTTCAGGACACGAGTCGACATATGATACCTCTCATATCTACACTGGAGAAATATACG GTGAACAAGGTACGCTAGCTCACGGTTCCATCGTGGATGGTAAATTTGAGGGCTTCATTCAGAGTTACCACGGCAACTACTACGTGGAACCCACCGAGCGCTATCTGGAGGGCAAACATGTGCCTTTCCACTCCGTCATTTACCACGAGGACGACATAC ACTATCCTCACAAGTACGGTCCAGAGGGAGGATGTGCCGATAGCTCCGTGTTTGAGAGGATGAAGAAGTACCAGGCCTCTGCTGTAGAAGAGACGTACAAG GCATTTGACAGTCAGCCGCTCCTTAGCGAATCTGTGATGCTGAGAAAGAAGAGGATGGCACAGGCTGAGAAAAACACGTGCCAGCTCTTCATCCAAACAGATCACCTCTTCTACCAGTATTACAAGACAAGAGAGGCTGTCATCGCTCAG ATCTCCAGTCACGTGAAGGCCATTAATGCCATCTATCAGGGCACGGACTTCTTAGGGATTCGCAACATCAGTTTCATGGTGAAACGAATCAGA ATAAACACCACCAGTGTTGAGAAGGACAGGTCCAACCCATTTCGATTTGGTAACATCGGAGTGGAGAAGTTCCTGGAGCTCAACTCGGAGCAGAATCACGACGACTACTGTTTGGCTTACGTTTTCACCGACAGAGACTTTGATGACGGCGTCTTGGGTTTGGCCTGGGTGGGAGCACCTTCAG GGAGTTCTGGAGGCATCTGTGAAAAAAGCAAGTTGTACTCCGATGGCAAGAAGAAATCTCTCAACACGGGGATTATCACTGTCCAGAACTACGCCTCCCACGTTCCTCCCAAAGTCTCCCATATCACCTTTGCACATGAAGTGGGCCATAACTTTGGCTCCCCG CACGACTCAGGATCGGAGTGCACTCCGGGTGAATCCAAGAGCCAAGACAAAAAGGAGAGGGGCAATTACATCATGTATGCGAGAGCGACGTCGGGAGACAagctcaacaacaacaaattctCCATCTGTAGCGTGCGCAACATCAGCCAGGtgctggagaaaaaaagaagcaactgCTTCGTTG AGTCTGGTCAGCCAATTTGTGGAAACGGCCTGGTAGAGCCAGGAGAGGAGTGTGACTGCGGCTACAGTGATCAGTGCAGGGACCAGTGCTGCTATGATGCCAACCAGGATGACAACaagaaatgcaaattaaaGCCCGGCAAAGTGTGCAG TCCCAGCCAGGGTCCTTGTTGCACCCCTGAGTGCAGCTACAAGGGGCGCAACGAGAAGTGCAGGGACGAGTCGGAGTGCGCTCATCAGGGCATGTGCAATGGCGGGAGCCCCCACTGCCCGTCGTCTGAGCCCAAGGCCAATTTCACCGCCTGTCACGGCGAGACTCAAGTCTGTCTGAACGGG GGGTGCTCCGGCTCCATCTGTAAGAAGTACGGCCTCGAAGCGTGCACGTGCGCCAGCCAAGAAGGAAAGGACGAGACGGAGCTTTGTCACGTGTGCTGCATGGAAAAGA TGAATTCCAACACGTGCAGCAGTACCGGGTCGGAGCGTTTGGCGCGTTTCTTCAATAAGAAGGTGACCACCCTGCCGGCCGGTTCGCCCTGCAACGACTTCAAGGGTTACTGCGACGTGTTCATGAAGTGTCGCCTGGTGGACGCCGACGGCCCGCTGGCTCGACTCAAGAAGGCCATTTTCAACCCGGAGCTCTACGAGAACATTGCCGAGTGGATTGTG gCCCACTGGTGGGCAGTGTTGCTGATGGGCATCGCTCTCATCATGCTCATGGCGGGCTTCATTAAGATATGTAGCGTACACACACCCAGCAGCAACCCCAAGCTCCCTCCCCCAAAACCACTTCCGG GCACGTTGAAGAGGCGGCGAGCGCAGCAGCACGCAAGCTCCCAGGTGCAGCATCAGGCCCAGCACGGCGGCCACGGCGGTCCGCGGCAGGGCCCGAGGCAGCCTCAGCGGCAGGCCCAGCAGCAACACCAGCGACACCACCGTCAACCTCGAGAGAACTATCAGATGGGGCAGATGAGACGCTGA